A region from the Lolium perenne isolate Kyuss_39 chromosome 4, Kyuss_2.0, whole genome shotgun sequence genome encodes:
- the LOC127297114 gene encoding polyol transporter 5, with product MSTDADAVPVAVAPAKRPSINKYAFACALLASMNSVLLGYDISVMSGAQLFMKEDLKITDTQIEILAGVISIYSLFGSLAAGLTSDWLGRRYTMVLAAAIFFTGALVMGLAPNYAFLMAGRFVAGIGVGYALMIAPVYTAEVAPTSSRGFLTTFPEVFNNFGILLGYVSNFAFARLPVHQSWRAMFLVGAVPPVFLGFAVLAMPESPRWLVMRGRIEDARRVLRRTSDSHEEAEERLLDIKRVVGIPADATDADDVVAIVRANEAARGQGVWRELLINPSRPVRRMLVAGLGLMFIQQATGVDCVVMYSPRVFEAAGIKSKTNSLGASMAVGACKTFFIPIATLLLDRIGRRPLLLASGGGMAIFLFTLATSLLMLDRRPESEAKALGAVSIAAMLSFVASFASGLGPVAWVYCSEIYPLRLRAQAAAIGTGLNRLMGGATTMSFLSLTHTITIAGAFYLYACIAAAGWVFMYFFLPETMGRSLEDTGKLFGKDTDDDVDGVVRHERKKSTELIGAPQ from the exons ATGAGCACGGACGCGGACGCCGTTCCGGTGGCCGTGGCGCCGGCGAAGCGCCCTTCCATCAACAAGTACGCcttcgcctgcgccctcctcgccTCCATGAACTCCGTCCTCCTCGGATATG ACATCTCGGTGATGAGCGGTGCTCAGCTGTTCATGAAGGAGGACCTTAAGATCACGGACACCCAGATCGAGATCCTGGCCGGCGTCATCAGCATCTACTCGCTCTTCGGCTCGCTGGCGGCGGGCCTGACGTCCGACTGGCTGGGGCGGCGCTACACCATGGTGCTCGCGGCCGCCATCTTCTTCACGGGCGCCCTCGTCATGGGCCTCGCCCCCAACTACGCTTTCCTCATGGCCGGCCGCTTCGTGGCCGGCATCGGCGTCGGCTACGCGCTCATGATCGCGCCCGTGTACACCGCCGAGGTGGCGCCCACCTCCAGCCGCGGcttcctcaccaccttcccggagGTGTTCAACAACTTCGGCATCCTCCTGGGCTACGTCTCCAACTTCGCCTTCGCGCGCCTCCCCGTCCACCAGAGCTGGCGCGCCATGTTCCTCGTCGGCGCCGTCCCGCCCGTCTTCCTCGGCTTCGCCGTCCTCGCCATGCCGGAGTCCCCGCGCTGGCTCGTCATGCGCGGCCGCATCGAGGACGCGCGCCGCGTGCTCCGGAGGACCTCCGACTCgcacgaggaggcggaggagcggcTCCTCGACATCAAGCGGGTCGTCGGCATCCCCGCGGACGCCACCGACGCCGACGACGTGGTCGCCATCGTGCGCGCCAACGAGGCCGCGCGCGGGCAGGGTGTGTGGAGGGAGCTGCTCATCAACCCGAGCCGGCCCGTGCGGCGCATGCTCGTGGCGGGGCTCGGGCTCATGTTCATCCAGCAGGCCACGGGCGTCGACTGCGTCGTCATGTACAGCCCACGGGTGTTCGAGGCTGCCGGCATCAAGTCCAAGACCAACTCGCTGGGGGCGTCCATGGCGGTGGGCGCCTGCAAGACCTTCTTCATACCCATCGCGACGCTCCTCCTCGACCGCATCGGGCGGAGGCCGCTGCTGCTGGCCAGCGGCGGCGGGATGGCCATCTTCCTCTTCACGCTCGCTACGTCCCTGCTCATGCTGGACCGGCGGCCGGAGTCGGAGGCGAAGGCGCTGGGCGCGGTGAGCATCGCGGCGATGCTGTCGTTCGTGGCGTCGTTCGCGTCGGGGCTGGGCCCCGTGGCGTGGGTGTACTGCTCGGAGATCTACCCGCTGCGGCTGCGCGCGCAGGCCGCCGCCATCGGCACGGGGCTGAACAGGCTCATGGGCGGGGCCACCACCATGTCCTTCCTCTCGCTCACCCACACCATCACCATCGCCGGGGCGTTCTACCTCTACGCCTGCATCGCGGCCGCGGGGTGGGTGTTCATGTACTTCTTCCTGCCGGAGACGATGGGAAGGAGCCTGGAGGACACCGGGAAGCTCTTCGGCAAGGACACGGACGACGACGTCGACGGCGTCGTGCGCCATGAGCGCAAGAAATCTACTGAGCTCATCGGCGCTCCACAGTAA